A single region of the Hoeflea prorocentri genome encodes:
- a CDS encoding histidine phosphatase family protein, whose product MASKIGDHPDIILIRHGQTEWNRLGRFQGSSDIALDDVGLAQAEHIAQRLLEYLNTHGPDADGIPILSSPLRRARQTARIVARRLQTQPANLLELPELREISYGDWEGMTTLEVKASFPKLRRARKADRWRFVPPGGESHASRLASLRTLLDGFDRPSVIVSHAGVLRICLFILGVTDAENALVEPISQDKIYLFSKGSLALI is encoded by the coding sequence CGGCACGGCCAGACCGAATGGAACCGGCTGGGCCGGTTTCAGGGGTCCAGTGACATTGCCCTTGATGACGTTGGCCTGGCCCAAGCCGAGCATATTGCACAGCGTCTTTTGGAATATCTGAATACGCACGGCCCCGATGCGGACGGCATTCCTATCCTCAGCTCGCCGCTTCGCCGGGCAAGACAGACCGCGAGGATTGTGGCACGGCGCCTGCAGACACAACCGGCCAATCTGCTTGAACTTCCGGAACTGCGCGAAATTTCGTATGGCGATTGGGAGGGTATGACAACACTTGAGGTCAAGGCGTCTTTCCCCAAGTTGCGCCGGGCACGCAAAGCCGACCGGTGGCGGTTCGTCCCGCCCGGCGGAGAAAGTCACGCGTCACGCCTTGCCAGTTTGAGAACACTGCTCGATGGTTTCGACCGCCCATCGGTTATTGTCTCCCATGCCGGAGTCCTGCGGATCTGCCTGTTTATTCTTGGTGTCACGGACGCTGAAAACGCTCTTGTTGAGCCGATTTCTCAGGATAAGATCTATCTGTTTTCAAAAGGGTCATTGGCACTGATATAA